One segment of Macaca fascicularis isolate 582-1 chromosome 2, T2T-MFA8v1.1 DNA contains the following:
- the VIPR1 gene encoding vasoactive intestinal polypeptide receptor 1 isoform X10 produces MWDNLTCWPATPRGQVVVLACPLIFKLFSPIQGRNVSRSCTDEGWTHLEPGPYPIACGLDDKAASLDEQQTMFYGSVKTGYTIGYGLSLATLLVATAILSLFRKLHCTRNYIHMHLFISFILRAAAVFIKDLALFDSGESDRCSEGSVGCKAAMVFFQYCVMANFFWLLVEGLYLYTLLAVSFFSERKYFWGYILIGWGVPSTFTIVWTIARIHFEDYGCWDTINSSLWWIIKGPILTSILVNFILFICIIRILLQKLRPPDIRKSDSSPYSRLARSTLLLIPLFGVHYIMFAFFPDNFKPEVKMVFELVVGSFQGFVVAILYCFLNGEVQAELRRKWRRWHLQGVLGWNPKYRHPSGGSNSATCSTQVSMLTRVSPGARRSSSFQAEVSLV; encoded by the exons GCCGCAATGTGAGCCGCAGCTGCACCGACGAAGGTTGGACACACCTGGAGCCCGGCCCGTACCCCATTGCCTGTGGTTTGGATGACAAGGCAGCGAGTTTGGACGAG CAGCAGACCATGTTCTACGGTTCTGTGAAGACCGGCTACACCATCGGTTACGGCCTGTCCCTCGCCACCCTTCTGGTCGCCACGGCTATCCTGAGCCTGTTCAG GAAGCTCCACTGCACGCGGAACTACATCCACATGCACCTCTTCATATCCTTCATCCTGAGGGCTGCTGCTGTCTTCATCAAAGACTTGGCCCTCTTCGACAGCGGGGAGTCGGACCGGTGCTCCGAGGGCTCG GTGGGCTGCAAGGCAGCCATGGTCTTTTTCCAATATTGCGTCATGGCCAATTTCTTCTGGCTGCTGGTGGAGGGCCTCTATCTGTACACCCTGCTTGCCGTCTCCTTCTTCTCCGAGCGGAAGTACTTCTGGGGGTACATACTCATCGGCTGGG GGGTACCCAGCACATTCACCATAGTGTGGACCATCGCCAGGATCCATTTTGAGGATTATGG GTGCTGGGACACCATCAACTCCTCACTGTGGTGGATCATAAAGGGCCCCATCCTCACCTCCATCTTG GTGAACTTCATCCTGTTTATTTGCATCATCCGAATCCTGCTTCAGAAACTGCGGCCCCCAGATATCAGGAAGAGTGACAGCAGTCCATACTC GAGGCTGGCCAGGTCCACACTCCTGCTGATCCCCCTGTTTGGAGTGCACTACATCATGTTCGCCTTCTTTCCTGACAATTTTAAGCCTGAAGTGAAGATGGTCTTTGAGCTCGTCGTGGGGTCTTTCCAG GGTTTTGTGGTGGCTATCCTCTACTGCTTCCTCAATGGTGAG GTGCAGGCCGAGCTGAGGCGGAAGTGGCGGCGCTGGCACCTGCAGGGCGTCCTGGGCTGGAACCCCAAATACCGGCACCCGTCGGGAGGCAGCAACAGCGCCACATGCAGCACGCAGGTCTCCATGCTGACCCGCGTCAGCCCCGGTGCCCGCCGCTCCTCCAGCTTCCAAGCCGAAGTCTCCCTGGTCTGA
- the VIPR1 gene encoding vasoactive intestinal polypeptide receptor 1 isoform X13, which produces MVFFQYCVMANFFWLLVEGLYLYTLLAVSFFSERKYFWGYILIGWGVPSTFTIVWTIARIHFEDYGCWDTINSSLWWIIKGPILTSILVNFILFICIIRILLQKLRPPDIRKSDSSPYSRLARSTLLLIPLFGVHYIMFAFFPDNFKPEVKMVFELVVGSFQGFVVAILYCFLNGEVQAELRRKWRRWHLQGVLGWNPKYRHPSGGSNSATCSTQVSMLTRVSPGARRSSSFQAEVSLV; this is translated from the exons ATGGTCTTTTTCCAATATTGCGTCATGGCCAATTTCTTCTGGCTGCTGGTGGAGGGCCTCTATCTGTACACCCTGCTTGCCGTCTCCTTCTTCTCCGAGCGGAAGTACTTCTGGGGGTACATACTCATCGGCTGGG GGGTACCCAGCACATTCACCATAGTGTGGACCATCGCCAGGATCCATTTTGAGGATTATGG GTGCTGGGACACCATCAACTCCTCACTGTGGTGGATCATAAAGGGCCCCATCCTCACCTCCATCTTG GTGAACTTCATCCTGTTTATTTGCATCATCCGAATCCTGCTTCAGAAACTGCGGCCCCCAGATATCAGGAAGAGTGACAGCAGTCCATACTC GAGGCTGGCCAGGTCCACACTCCTGCTGATCCCCCTGTTTGGAGTGCACTACATCATGTTCGCCTTCTTTCCTGACAATTTTAAGCCTGAAGTGAAGATGGTCTTTGAGCTCGTCGTGGGGTCTTTCCAG GGTTTTGTGGTGGCTATCCTCTACTGCTTCCTCAATGGTGAG GTGCAGGCCGAGCTGAGGCGGAAGTGGCGGCGCTGGCACCTGCAGGGCGTCCTGGGCTGGAACCCCAAATACCGGCACCCGTCGGGAGGCAGCAACAGCGCCACATGCAGCACGCAGGTCTCCATGCTGACCCGCGTCAGCCCCGGTGCCCGCCGCTCCTCCAGCTTCCAAGCCGAAGTCTCCCTGGTCTGA